The Meles meles chromosome 6, mMelMel3.1 paternal haplotype, whole genome shotgun sequence DNA segment AGGTAGGGGGTCTGTAAACAGGAAGGAAGAGCTGCATACTGAATGATAAAATCTCCTATCCAATGTGGCCCCCCAGTGCTGGCAGCCAGGCTTACACACCTAAAGCAGGAAGCTGGAGGATTCCTCTTTAGGGAAACAGATAAGCTCAAGCGACTTGGCCTGCAGAAACAAATTTAGGAATCCTCACAAACAAAAAAGCTGGATCTCTGCTAGATCACCCAAAGATGAAATCTACCTGTAATATCAAACTAATTCCCTGCCACATAGACAAAACTTCCAATCAACCAAGAACCAccagaaatttaaagaattactcagtatcaaaatcacactgagataccaccttacaccagttagaatggccaaaatcaacaagacagtaaacaacaagtgttggagaggatgtggagaaaggggaaccctcttacactgttgtgggaattcaagttggtgcagccactttggaaaacagtgtggagaatccttaagaaattaaaaatagagcttccctatgaccctgcaattgcactactgggcatttaccccaaagatacagatgtggtgaaaagaagggccatctgtaccccagtgttcatagcagcgatggtcacagtcaccaaactgtggaaagaacaaagatgtccttcaaaagacaaatggataaagaagatatggtccatatatactatggagaattatgcctccatcagaaaggatgagtacccaacttttgtatcatcatggacaggactggaagagattatgctgagtgaaataagtcaagcagagagagtcaattatacggtttcacttatttggggagcataaggaataacatggaggacatggggagatgaagaggagaagggagttgggggaaactggagggggagacaaaccatgagaatagatgtttctggttttgttttcattgttttaaaatatattgaactATAACTGATTAACTATAAACtacacatattaaaatataaaatttgattaGTTTTGACATTTGTATGCACACACAAAACTGTTGTGATGATCAAGAAAATATACGTTTCTATCATTCCCCAAAATTTCCTCACacccccttttaaaaatttttttaaattgcatagtatttgtcatcatacagtacatcattaggttttgatgtactgttccaagattcattgtttacgtataacacccagtgctccatgcaatacataccctccttaatacccatcacggGACCAACCCATTCCCcactctaaaatcctcagtttgtttctcagagtccacagtctttcatggttcatctccccctccgatttcacccccttcaattttcccttccttctcctaccgtcctccatgctattccttatgttccacaagtaagtaaaaccatatgataactgactttttctgcttgatttatttcactcagcataatctcctccagtcccaaccatgttgatacaaaagttgggtattcatcttttctgatggctgagtaatattccattgtatagatggaccacatcttctttattcattcatctgttgaagggcatctcggctctttccacagtttggctattgtggacattgctgctatgaacattagggtgtatatggctcttcttttcactacatctgtatcttggggtaaatacccgggagtgaaattgccaggtcatagggtagctctatttttaattttttgaggaatctccacactattttccaaagtggctgcaccaacttgcattcccaccaacagtgtaagagggttcccctttctccacatcctctccaacatttgttgtttcttgccttgttaatttttgccattctaactggtgtaaggtggtatctcaatacggttttgttttgaatttcccTGACGGTAATGATGATGAACTTATCTGTCTGTCaaccatttgaatgtcttctttggagaagtgtctgttcatatcttctgcccctttttttttccaacaaaaaTTAGAAGGATTTTTAACTTCCACGTTCTCTGAGAACGCAAAATTAATGCAACATAAATTGAAAGatctaattaataaatttaacaagccaaaataattttgttacATAAATTAACCCCTTTATTATAGGCTAGCAATGTTTCAAACGGTGGTGCTTCTACTGGTCTTTCAACTCCTTCAGTATTCTGATGGCAGACTTTACTGTGACGGCAGAAGTGGTGTTGTAGGTCCAGGCGCCACCAGCGACGGTTTTCATGCAGGAGCCACAATGCCAGATCCCCACAGCTCGTCTTTTCATCTTGGTTTTGTCACAGAAGTACCAAGTGTACTTGGCGTGCTGGCTTATCTCAATCTTCTTCACCATCTTCCTGAGGGAGGCACCATAACGGGTCCCGTATTTGCCCACGATTCCGACCTTCTTGGTGCGTTTAGCCATGTCGCCTCAAACTAGGTCTGAGCCCCGAGAGCGTCTGCcctttttttgacatgattatctgtcttttgggtgttgagtttgagaagttcttcatagagcttggatatcagccctttgtctgtagtttcatttgcaaatatctctcccATTCCATCCTCCCACTCCTCTGTACTCCCATTATCTGTCTATATCCATCTTCAGgtaaccatgatttttttttaactgaaactaCAAATTAACTTTAACTTTCTAGAATTCTAAGTAGATGGAGTCCTACAAGtactctttttttggggggggggttggggtatctgtcttcttttgctcagcatgatGATTTTAGAATCATTGATGCTGCTGCACATATTGatagtttttttccctttgattggGTAGTATTATATTATATGGATATCTGCAATCTGTTTATCCAGTCACAATATGGATGGATATCTGGACATTTCTAGTTTGGGGCAATTACAGAAAAGTTGCCATGAAAATACACATCTTTGTGTAGACATACTatcatttctcttttgtaaatatttaagagTGGAATAGCTGGTTGTATGATAGGTACATATTTAACTTTCCAAGAAATggtcaaactgttttctaaagtgaatGTAAGATTTTACATTCCATTGGctgtgtatgagagttccagctGTTCTGTATCTTCACCAGTGGTAGATATGGACAGCTTTtcaattttagtcattctaatggGTATGTAAAACtttattgtagttttaattttcattagcCTGGTGAATAAGGAACTTGAGCATTTTTCCCTGTGCTTCCTGGCTATATGCATATCATATTTGTAAAGAGTTCAAgccttttatctgtttttaaaagtacattgtcttattattgatttttgtaagaattctttatatattttggatacaagtatTTGATATGGgccatgaatatttttctttcattatgaaTGGGTGTTGCACTTTTCAAATAGATTTTatgcatctattaaaatgatcatatggtttttcttctttattctgctGATATGGTGGATTATacttgatttattattattattttttttttttagtgttaagcCAACCTGGCATTTTGGGATAGAatccacttggtcatgatgtagtattcttttaaagtatttctgaatttaatttactaatattttgttaagaattttttgtCTATACTCATGAAGACTAAAGTCtatactcttcatttttttttctgtaatatttttgtcagattttggtattagggttatgctggcctcataaaatgagttgtattctcttcctctgtattcctcttcctcttcctctgtattctgaaaatatttgtataaGATTGGTATTATTTTCTCCATGAATGCTTTAAGTGCATTGAATTTACTACTAAATGCTTTGAATTTACTACTAAAATCATCTGCATctggtgttttatttttgaaaggacTTTTATAACAAGTTCCATTTTtatacagataaagggctattcaaatattctgcttcttttgtATCAATTTTGGTAAGTTGTATTTTTCAAGAATTTTCATTTAATCTAAATAGTTGAATTTATTAGCATAAATTTTAATATCATTCTTTTTATCCTTTAAATGTCTATAGGACCTGTGGTGATAgctctctttttatttctcatcttggcaatttctattctttttttcttactctcaGTCAGTCTAGCTTGGGATTTTTCAagtttgttgatctttttgaaaACCAGCTTTTGGCtttgataattttctattttatctgcCTGTTTTCTAGTCCACTAATTTCTATTGTAATCTTTATCATTCTCtgacttttaaacatttttccttatgtaacatatgcattttaaagctattttagcttaattcattttcatttagctgaaaatatttccttgttgtccttatgatttttttctttcactcatgAATTATTTAGACCTCTAGAAAGGTGTTTAATTTCCAGGCATTTGGGGTATCCCTAGATACCATATTGttattgatttcttatttaattccattgtgaCCAAAAAATACATGCTTTGTATTTCAGTCCTTTCACATTCATTGACCTATTTATTGCCCAGCATATGGTTGGTCTTTGGGCACTTGaagagaatatgtattctgcaGCTGTTAGATATTGTGTTCCTTAAATGTCAATTAGATGGTGATTAATACtgttgttcatatcttctgtgtCTATGGAGATGTCTTGCTTTGCTCTGAATTGCTTATTAATGGGTGTTAATGTCTCTTGGTATAATTTTGGAACTGTTACTCCTTAAttctgtcaggttttttttttcatgtatcttgtTATTAAATGCACACATGTTTGTGGTTATGTCTTcctaataaattatttcttttatcattataaaatacctattgctcttttaaaaagctcttggaggggcacctgggtggctcagtgggttaagcctctgccttcagctcaggtcatgatctcggggtcctgggattgagccccacatcaggctctctgctcagcggggagcctgtttcccccctctctctctgcctgcctctctgcctacttgtgatctttctctctgttaaatgaagaaatttttaaaaatcttaaaaaaaaaaaaaagctcttggaAAATGAAGATATGATGATGGAATTTTTGAAATGTGTATGTTAAAAGAAGGTTCAGAAGGTAAAATTATAGAGACCCAGCACGTAgaacaacaaaaaccaagaaaacaatagTGATGGGAAATGGTAGGTAAATAATGACCCAACAGAAGCCCTCAAGGAGTTCCAGCATACAAAtaataagagttaaaaacaaaataaaacaaaacagtatatgCAGAAATTACCCAAGAAATAATATAAGAATGTTTCCCATAAGTGAGGGACACAGTTTACCAGATTCAAAGGGGCTTCCTAAGATACATCATAGTGGAGGTTGAAAAGATACACCAAGGCACATATGTGAAACTTCAGAATATCTGGGTGTTTTAGAGACTCCTTTTGTTTCACTCAACTTCTTTTAGCAGGGATGATtttagccattagagaaatacCCTCTTTTCAGTTTCTGAGCCTTGTCCCCAGTTCACCTGAAATTAGACTCATAGCTGAAGTAGTCATGCCAAGAATTCAAAGCTGCCCTCTTCCCCTCACCCTGGTTTCTGGTTTGACTTGAGTCATGTAAATCTTTGAAATGTTCTTAGTCCTCAAGCACTGAGGCGCCAGGAATCTTTGTTTAACCACTTTAGCAAGTTAATCCCCAGTTTGTGCTGGAAGTCTGTTACCAGATTCAATCAAGAATAATGTACTGTATGCTTCTTGAAGAGAACATTTGCCCCTACATGTGACAAGACCTAATGGTTACCCCTAGACCACTTATTAGTTAATACCCTTAAGCATTTaggaaaacagtttttaaattagGTGTAATGAGTTAAATTATTTGGGAGGGCATCCTAATGAGGGTACCTAGGCCAGCAGTGAAGGTGCTGGGAAGATGTGAAGGTCTGGGATTGTGGCTCTGCCAGCCCTGCTGCTGCTTTTCCCCAGCCCTTGGATACTTGTTCACAGCCAAGGTCTTCTGGGGCCATCCCATGAGGGACAATCAGGACTTGGCCTTACCTCACACTTCCATGTGGCTGACTCTCAGCCTCTTCTTAGTTTTCCTTTGGTTCAAAGTCAGAGCCCTTTCAGGGCAGGACCATCTTTACCTAGCCAGTGGTGGGTTTCTGCTGCTATTTCCAACTCATCCTCCTGAGGCCACCACTACTGCTGCTCCTTGGTTGCACCAGCTGCCTCAGAACCCGACAGACTGTTTCTCCAGTGATCACAGCTTCTGATCAGCACCTAGAATGGTAAGTGAGCACAGCTCTTCCCACTTTCAGAGGTAGTCTTGTTCTTCCTGTTTTACACACCTTCAGCACAGGACATTTGAACAGGTTGGAACCAGTACTCATTTCATTTGAAGACTATCTTTAGTGTTCCCAAGCATCTTCCTTGCTGATTCTGACCAATGCCCAGGTTAGGGCCCAGACTTTTGGCCCTATCTCAGAGAGTTTTCTGCCTTTCTGGAGCAgtactcctccccacccccttatCCCTTCCTCTTGCTCCCAATCACCCACATCTGAGACAGGAGCGTCTTTGTCTCCCACTCATTACTAAGGATTGATACTCCTAATCTTGGAAATAATTTTGATGCTTTCATTACTTTTTTATCCCAATACAACTTAAGATCTTGTGCAATacaatttctcttatttctgagCCATCCAGAGATCTCGGGGGAATGATGCAGATGAAGGCATCCTTTTGGAACTCTTCTTACTAATCAGAGTTGGCATTTACTCAGCACCTTCCACATGTGAGGTGCTATGTTAAACATGTCACTTACAcgatttatttaatctttacccAAACCCAATGAattcattttacaggtgggaaaatCCTGGCTTAGAGACTCTAAGAAAAATTTGTAGAGAAAAATAGCCAAGCAGAGATGAGAGTCCAGGTTTCTCGGAACCCAGAACCCACATTCTTAATCACTGTACCATTTGGTCTcacacaggagaaacctagaaTACTCGCCATTTCGatgcagagagacacacagtTGTCCACATTCAGGTCTGTGTGGACTGATTTACATTTTGCTTCAATTCAGGTAAAGGCTGGGGTGCTTATTCGTTATCATCCCTGTGCGGATAGAGAGGGGATTTCAGAAATTTCTCTGCCCTTAGAAATGTGAGAGACTAGACACATACACAAACAGTTAACTACATAATGAAATTTCATTACACTTAGATAACACAGAAGAAGACGGAGTAGTGACAAACTCGAGAGGAATCTACCATTGGTGATTTAGGCCTGGCCCAGAAGAGTTAGGCCTGAGCATGTTACACAGTACAGCTGATCTGCGGAAATCAGTGGCTTGGTGTAGCCGAAAAGGTTTTCGTGGAGATGGGTGGACTTGAACTTACCCTGAACCAAGGAGATTTTTGgttaatgaaaaggaaaaaaggaaattctaagtAGGGAAAATATGATCAAAGGCAGGGTGAAGGGAATGAGTGTGGGCATTTGGGAAGGCATCAAGATGGGCCAGATTGGAAAGTAGCCTGTGTTGGGGAATGGTGGAGGATAAATTTGGAAAGGATCTTCAGTGCCATATTCAAAAGTTTGGAATGAAATTTGAAAGAAGTGAGGGATTACAGAAGACATGTGGATATAAaaagggccaaaaaaaaaaaaaataatcacatggaatgtttttttcaTAGCATGGATGGTTTCACCATATCAAAGAGGTTAGAGTCAAGATGTTAGCACTGAACTCCAGGAAAAAATGGGTTCTGTTATCCATTTAGGATTAGAGCCACATTCTTTCTGCCCAGATTTTTCCTAAAATGAGGGAAAATCTTATGTGAAAAGTGAGAGCTTGCTCACCGGCTCAGAGTAAAGGAGCTAGATGACTTTAGAAATACAAATCATCAGTTACGACAATGCCCCTGTCCAATATAGGGATGTACCTGCCAAAAGAATGACAGTGCTTGTTTCGGCTAGCCAGAACACGCTCTTTCTCTTAGGCAGTGTTAGAGACTCACTGACAAAATcctgttcttttcttccccttttcctaGATTCCAAGCagactgtatattttttcattatttcctcaGTCAGGAGACTTTGTAGTTTACTTAGTTATAAATTGATTTATGTGAACAACGTTCATACCCTAAGGGTGCAGACAGGTCAACCCAACTCTTtgaaatactttgtttttctaGATTCAGTTGGACGACCAGCTGTTCTCCTTGCTGTAGAGTCAAGGAACACTATAATCTCAGGAGTCACTTTTGCTGGAAGCTGATTTCACCCATTCTAAGTCGATAATGCTTTCCACTTCAGAGAACATTCTTAGTCCCAAGTTCTGGAAGGGGTGGGGCGACTATGAACCTTGTAACTTCCTTTGCTTCTCTACATAAAATATGAGCCATGATGGTACTATTAGCATAATTTGTGGTTTTCCTATCCCATGAATCTATGAGTAGCATGagaaa contains these protein-coding regions:
- the LOC123944432 gene encoding 60S ribosomal protein L37a-like, which produces MAKRTKKVGIVGKYGTRYGASLRKMVKKIEISQHAKYTWYFCDKTKMKRRAVGIWHCGSCMKTVAGGAWTYNTTSAVTVKSAIRILKELKDQ